The genomic stretch CTGATATTTATCAGCACAGATTGTGCGGAGCGGTAGTTCAGTTGGTTAGAATACCGGCCTGTCACGCCGGGGGTCGCGGGTTCGAGTCCCGTCCGCTCCGCCAACAATTAGATTAAGCCTGAATCGAAAGATTCAGGCTTTTTTTATGCCTGAAATTCAGAGATAGAACACACAGATTGTGCGGAGCGTTTGTTCTTATGAATAGTATTCAGTTGGTTAGGCTTGTTATAAAAATATAAGCGGCCTGTCACGCCGGGGGCGAGGGTTCGAGTCCCGTCCGCTCCGCCAAAGATTAGATTAAGCCTGAGTCGAAAGATTCAGGCTTTTTTTATACCTTAAATCCAGAGATAAAAAAGACGGTCACAATCAAGCTGGACCTTTAGAGGTTATAAATATCTGCTTTGGGGGGGGGATTATTTTAATATTATTATTGATCTAAGTTCTAAAAGTGGTGATTAATGAGAATATGTAATATTAGATATAATGCCCAAACATCGGCTTTTTAGCGATCTAGATCACACCATTCGACAATGCGTTAAGCTGATGAAAAAGGAGTACTAGTCGCCTTTTCACTGCTCGTATTATGAGAATAAATCATCGTTTAAACGTAGAGTTTATCGCTGATAATTGCTCACTTTTACGATGTTGGATGACAAATAGAATTGTGATACCTTGCGTGAATAATATTAAATGTTGGGATATTTTATGAATGGTTTATGTTTTCAAATCAGTAATTGGATATTGATTGTTGAAGAAAATAAACTGTACCGACAAGGAAGAGAAGTAACAGTTGAACCCCGTTTGGTTAATTTATTATCCTTTTTAGCACAATCACCGAGTGCAGTTTTTGGACGCGAAGAGTTGATTGATCACATTTGGGATGGTGCTATTGTTAGTGACCAAGTGGTAACACAGTCTATTTTTGAGCTACGGAAGATATTAAAAGATGGACGTGTTGATTGCGAACGATTTATTGCTACTGTGCCTAAACGTGGCTATAGGTTAGTTGCAGATACAATAGAACTAAGCTGTGATAATGCCCGTCAATTAATCACTGAAAGTAAAAGTGCAGTCGAGAATGTTGATCATAGTGATGAAAAAACGACAGATATAGATACTGATTTAGATTACGAACAAGCAATTACTGTATTTCCCGCCGGGCCATTAACACGCGCCGTCACCCATATATCTAAGCATGCCGCAGCAGCAGAAGCAAATTCAGATACTAAGCTTACTTTTTTACAGCGCTATAAACTACAGCTATTTGACAGTTTCCTGCTGTCAGTATTGATTTGTATTATTGTGCTTTGTACTTACGTACAAACTAAGCCTGAAATAACGAGAGCGTTAGATACGCAAGTTATTGAATTCAGCTATTGTGCAAACCAGAAATTAGATAAGACGAGTGAATATCTTGCTGATGGTATTAGCCAAAAGTTAATGAATGATGTATTAACGCTCAGTCATTATCGTGTGCAGTTAAAGAAAACTGATTTTACAACGGGTATTTTACCGGGGAAATTAGTGAATGTCAGGATCGATAAGCAACAGGGGTTGTCATATTTAGATATTAATTATCGTAACAATGCATCTAATCGCATTATATTCAGTAAGCAATATTTAATATCAGGCGATGAAATGTATGACAGTTTACAAAAAGCATCGTCTGATCTCATGGCAGCATTAAGAATTAACCCTACACCAAAACAACTTGATTATGTCATGCAGGGCTTACCTGAAGATCAAGATTTATTAACCAAGTTAATCATTGCTAATCATTATACTAATCAAGTTGATCCTAAATTATTTATGCAAGGAATTGATTTATTCGAAGATATTTTATCTGTAGAACCAACAAATGGATTAGTACTTGCTGAGCGTTACATTGCTTATAATATTTTGTCATCGTTATCTGATGAGTTTGTAAATGAGATTAAACGCTCGAGTGTCGATTTATTAGAAAATAATCCTTATGAAAGTAATAAGGTATTGGCCGCGAGAGAATATGAAGCGTTGGCATTACAAGCCTTACTACAAGGCCATGAGCTTGAAGCAAATAACTTGATTACACTGGCGGGAGAAAGTCGCCGTTCTTCGATATATTATATTATCATTGGTAAATTAGCAGAATTAAGTGGCAACCTTGATCGTGCTGGTGATGCTTATACCCAAGCGTTTTATATTGATACTTCCATCGAAACTTACCAGTTAAGTTCTAACCTGGCGTTTCATAGTAATCTTGAGAGGATTGCCATTTTTATGTATAGGGCAATGAATTCTAGGGCTATCAAACTGGTATAACTTAGTTTTTTAATCTGTCATTTTTAGCCTCTGCTTGTCAGGGGCTTTTTTGTATCTACGATACCAGCATAAGCTATCAATAAGACTTCCCAATCCCAACGGCTATGACTCCAATTAATTTTATTGACTGTGAATAGACTCTTTCTATTTTATTTTTCATATGGTTATTAATAATCTAAATTTCAGTTTTTCTGCAGTTACCTGTAAATAGGTATTGGGTGAGTAAGCGCTGTATTCAATCTTTATAAATATACTTTCTTAACAAATATAAACTCATTTTATCTGCTTGTTTTTAAGGTTATGTTTTTAAATGTAAAAAAACTTTTAATTATAATGAATATATAAACATTGGTTAATTTCCTAATGATTTTATTGTTCATTTTACCTTTATTTTTTTCTCTCTCATTCGGCGTAACCTGCAATTAGAAATTCAGGTGGCCTGCTGAGACTCATTTTTTATCTCGGCAATATCACCACTTAATTGCAGGCTTGCTTATTGAGCATGCTGCTCTACTTGATAAAACTTGGGAGATGAGATGTCATCTAATACAAAAAAAATTGGCTTAATTGCCTGTACTGGTGTTGTTGCCGGCAACATGATGGGCAGTGGTATTGCATTGTTACCGTCTTCTTTAGCGGCTGTCGGTTCGGTCTCTATATTTAGCTGGATAATCTGTTTAGTTGGTGCGCTAAGTTTAGCATTTGTATTTGCGCGTTTATCGACGAAAAACCCACAAGAAGGTGGTCCAATTGGTTACGCTGGTGATGTTGCACCTGTACTTGGCTTCCAAACAGGTGTGCTTTATTACCACGCTAACTGGATTGGTAATTTAGCCATTGCTATTACAGGTGTTTCTTATCTTTCCGTATTTTTCCCTATTTTATCAAGTCCAATTCCAGCTGCTATCGCAACTATTGCATCGGTGTGGATATTCACGTTCATCAATTTACTCGGTGGTACTTGGGTTAGCCGTTTATGTACATTAGGTCTTGTGCTTATTCTTATCCCTGTTATCGGTACTGCTACCGTCGGTTGGACGCATTTTGATCCTGCGCTTTACAGCCAGAATTGGAATGTTGCATCAGGTAGTGATTCAAGTGCAATTATTAGTGCTGTGCTTATTTGTTTATGGTCATTTGTTGGTGTGGAATCTGCCGCCGTTTCTTCTGGTATGGTTAAAAATCCTAAACGCACAGTGCCATTGGCAACAATGCTTGGTACGACGTTAGCTGGTGTTATCTACATCTTATCTACACAAGTTATTGCGGGCATGTTCCCTGCCGCTGAAGTAGCTGCTTCTGGCGCACCTTTTGCGCTTGCTACTACGTCTATTTTTGGTAGCTGGTCTGCCCCTTTCGTTGCTGCATTTACTGCGCTTGCCTGTTTCACATCGCTAGGTTCATGGATGATGTTGGTTGGTGAAGCCGGTAAACGTGCTGCTGCTGATGGTAACTTCCCTGCGGTTTATGGCGAAACGGATAAATCTGGTGTGGCTAAAAAAGGTTTAGTGCTCGCATCAATTAAGATGACGTTCTTGATGGCATTTATCACGATGTTTAGTGGTTCATCAAATACTGGCGACTTGTTCAATCAGCTCACGACAATTGCTGTGCTACTCACCATGCTGCCTTACTTCTACTCAAGCGTTAACTTAATCCGTCTCGAAAGTATGACTACACGTAATATCTTCGTGATGTTGTTCTCAGGTATTGCTTGTGTATTTTGTTTAATCGCCCTTGCCGGTGCAGAAAGCTCTGCATTAACAGGAACTTTCCTTGTCTCGCTAATCATCCTTGTTTTTTACGGCAAGAAGAAAGGTCTTTCTCAAACCGAGTCTACAGCAATCGCTGTAAGTGCTTAACCTGAAAAATCAATTTTAATCATTCCTTTTTAGTTAATGTCTGGTGCTCGTTAATCTCTATCAAATGATAGCGAGTGCCCTTATTCGTCTTGGAGATCTTGAAATGAACATTATTGCTATCTTAAATCACATGGGCGTGTTCTTTAAAGAAGAACCTATTCGTCAATTACATGCTTCTTTAGAAAAAGCCGGTTACCAAGTTGTTTACCCTGTAAATGACAAGGACCTGATCAAAATGATCGAAATGAACCCACGTATCTGTGGCGCTATCTTTGATTGGGATAAATACCCGCTAACCCTTTGTGAACAAATTAATGCGTTAAACGAAAAGCTACCTGTATTCGCATTTGCTAATGAACAATCCGCACTTGATGTATCGCTAACAGAACTACGTTTGAATGTTTCGTTCTTCGAATATGCGCTGGGTATGAGCGATGATATCGCGTTGAAAATTAACCAAGCGATTGACAAGTACAAAGGCGAACTAATGCCTCCGTTCACGAAAGCGTTGTTTAATTATGTTGAAGAAGGTAAATATACTTTCTGTACTCCTGGCCACATGGGCGGTACTGCGTTTCAACGTAGCCCTGCAGGTAGTATCTTTTATGACTTCTATGGTCCAAATGCATTTAAAGCTGACGTATCAGTGTCGATGCCTGAATTGGGTTCATTACTCGATCATTCAGGTCCACATAAAGAAGCTGAAGAGTACATTGCAAAAACATTTAACGCTGACCACTCTTATATTGTTACTAACGGTACATCGACTGCGAACAAGATCGTTGGTATGTTCTCTGCACCATCTGGTAGCACGGTGCTTATCGATCGTAACTGTCATAAATCACTTACTCACTTATTAATGATGAGTGACACTACGCCAATCTACTTCCGTCCAACACGTAATGCGTATGGTATTCTTGGTGGTATTCCACAAAGTGAATTCAGTCGTGACGTGATTGCGACTAAAGTAGCGGCGACACCAAATGCAGTGATGCCAAACTATGCCGTGATCACGAATTCTACTTATGATGGTTTGTTGTATAACACCCAATACATTAAAGAAACATTGGATACTCAATTCATCCATTTTGACAGTGCTTGGGTACCTTACACTAACTTCAATCCTATTTACGAAGGTAAGTGTGGCATGAGTGGTGAAGCAATGCCTGGTAAAGTGTTCTATGAAACACAGTCTACCCATAAACTATTAGCGGCATTCTCACAATCATCGATGATCCACATTAAAGGCGATATTGATAAAGAAACATTTAATGAAGCGTATATGATGCATACTTCAACGTCACCACAATATTCTATTGTTGCGTCAACTGAGACTGCTGCAGCGATGATGCGTGGTAATACTGGTAAGAAACTAATGCAAGATTCGATCGATCGCGCTATTCGTTTCCGTAAAGAAGTTAAGCGCCTTGAAAAAGAAACTGAAGGTTGGTTCTTTGATGTATGGCAGCCAGAAGACATAGAAACAACGGAATGTTGGAATCTAGATCCAAAAGACACTTGGCACGGCTTTAAAGATATCGATGCTGACCATATGTACCTCGATCCAATTAAAGTAACCTTATTAACTCCGGGCATGGACGGTGACAACTTAGCTGAAACAGGTATTCCTGCGTCATTAGTGGCTAAGTTCTTAGATGAACGCGGTGTTGTGGTAGAAAAAACAGGACCATATAACCTGTTATTTCTATTCTCAATTGGGATTGATAAAGCGAAATCATTGGCATTATTACGTGCACTGACTGAGTTCAAACGTGGTTTTGATCTAAATTTAACGGTGAAAAACTTCATCCCTACGTTATACGCTGAAGACCCAAAATTCTATGAAGACATGCATATCCAAGACTTAGCTCAAGGTATTCATGACATGATGAAGGCATTTAAATTACCAGAGTTAATGTTTAAAGCATTTGATGTATTGCCTGAACTTAAAATAACGCCAAATGCAGCATGGCAACAAGAGTTACGTGGCCATACTGAAGAGGTGAAGCTAGAAGAAATGGTTAATCGTGTTAATGCGAATATGATCCTACCTTACCCTCCAGGGGTGCCACTTGTATTGCCTGGTGAGATGATCACTGAAACATCTCGTCCAGTATTAGATTTTTTGGAAATGCTGTGTGAAATTGGTACAGAGTTCCCTGGTTTTGAAACCGATATTCATGGTTTATACCATCAAGCAGATGGTAGTTATACTGTGAAGGTGTTAAAGCAAGA from Moritella marina ATCC 15381 encodes the following:
- the cadC gene encoding lysine decarboxylation/transport transcriptional activator CadC; its protein translation is MNGLCFQISNWILIVEENKLYRQGREVTVEPRLVNLLSFLAQSPSAVFGREELIDHIWDGAIVSDQVVTQSIFELRKILKDGRVDCERFIATVPKRGYRLVADTIELSCDNARQLITESKSAVENVDHSDEKTTDIDTDLDYEQAITVFPAGPLTRAVTHISKHAAAAEANSDTKLTFLQRYKLQLFDSFLLSVLICIIVLCTYVQTKPEITRALDTQVIEFSYCANQKLDKTSEYLADGISQKLMNDVLTLSHYRVQLKKTDFTTGILPGKLVNVRIDKQQGLSYLDINYRNNASNRIIFSKQYLISGDEMYDSLQKASSDLMAALRINPTPKQLDYVMQGLPEDQDLLTKLIIANHYTNQVDPKLFMQGIDLFEDILSVEPTNGLVLAERYIAYNILSSLSDEFVNEIKRSSVDLLENNPYESNKVLAAREYEALALQALLQGHELEANNLITLAGESRRSSIYYIIIGKLAELSGNLDRAGDAYTQAFYIDTSIETYQLSSNLAFHSNLERIAIFMYRAMNSRAIKLV
- the cadB gene encoding cadaverine/lysine antiporter, encoding MSSNTKKIGLIACTGVVAGNMMGSGIALLPSSLAAVGSVSIFSWIICLVGALSLAFVFARLSTKNPQEGGPIGYAGDVAPVLGFQTGVLYYHANWIGNLAIAITGVSYLSVFFPILSSPIPAAIATIASVWIFTFINLLGGTWVSRLCTLGLVLILIPVIGTATVGWTHFDPALYSQNWNVASGSDSSAIISAVLICLWSFVGVESAAVSSGMVKNPKRTVPLATMLGTTLAGVIYILSTQVIAGMFPAAEVAASGAPFALATTSIFGSWSAPFVAAFTALACFTSLGSWMMLVGEAGKRAAADGNFPAVYGETDKSGVAKKGLVLASIKMTFLMAFITMFSGSSNTGDLFNQLTTIAVLLTMLPYFYSSVNLIRLESMTTRNIFVMLFSGIACVFCLIALAGAESSALTGTFLVSLIILVFYGKKKGLSQTESTAIAVSA
- the cadA gene encoding lysine decarboxylase; translated protein: MNIIAILNHMGVFFKEEPIRQLHASLEKAGYQVVYPVNDKDLIKMIEMNPRICGAIFDWDKYPLTLCEQINALNEKLPVFAFANEQSALDVSLTELRLNVSFFEYALGMSDDIALKINQAIDKYKGELMPPFTKALFNYVEEGKYTFCTPGHMGGTAFQRSPAGSIFYDFYGPNAFKADVSVSMPELGSLLDHSGPHKEAEEYIAKTFNADHSYIVTNGTSTANKIVGMFSAPSGSTVLIDRNCHKSLTHLLMMSDTTPIYFRPTRNAYGILGGIPQSEFSRDVIATKVAATPNAVMPNYAVITNSTYDGLLYNTQYIKETLDTQFIHFDSAWVPYTNFNPIYEGKCGMSGEAMPGKVFYETQSTHKLLAAFSQSSMIHIKGDIDKETFNEAYMMHTSTSPQYSIVASTETAAAMMRGNTGKKLMQDSIDRAIRFRKEVKRLEKETEGWFFDVWQPEDIETTECWNLDPKDTWHGFKDIDADHMYLDPIKVTLLTPGMDGDNLAETGIPASLVAKFLDERGVVVEKTGPYNLLFLFSIGIDKAKSLALLRALTEFKRGFDLNLTVKNFIPTLYAEDPKFYEDMHIQDLAQGIHDMMKAFKLPELMFKAFDVLPELKITPNAAWQQELRGHTEEVKLEEMVNRVNANMILPYPPGVPLVLPGEMITETSRPVLDFLEMLCEIGTEFPGFETDIHGLYHQADGSYTVKVLKQD